One Natrinema halophilum genomic window carries:
- a CDS encoding 30S ribosomal protein S24e: MDVDIISEEENPMLHRTDVTFELIHEDATPSRLQVRDSLAAKLNKDADEVVIRKLDTKFGMRKTVGQAKVYDTADYAREVEQNHMLERNKIGAEDDAEAEAEPEEA; encoded by the coding sequence ATGGACGTCGACATCATCTCCGAAGAGGAAAACCCCATGTTGCATCGAACCGACGTGACCTTCGAACTCATCCACGAGGACGCCACGCCCTCCCGTCTCCAGGTCCGTGACAGCCTCGCCGCGAAGCTAAACAAGGACGCAGACGAGGTCGTCATCCGCAAACTCGACACCAAGTTCGGGATGCGAAAGACCGTCGGACAGGCGAAAGTCTACGACACGGCCGATTACGCCCGAGAAGTCGAACAAAATCACATGCTCGAGCGGAACAAGATCGGTGCCGAAGACGACGCGGAGGCCGAAGCCGAGCCGGAGGAAGCATAG
- a CDS encoding 30S ribosomal protein S27ae: protein MTRYELYADDGSTDGELCPRCGDVFLADHGDRKHCGKCSYTEWE, encoded by the coding sequence ATGACGCGCTACGAGCTCTACGCCGACGACGGCAGCACCGACGGCGAACTGTGTCCGCGCTGTGGCGACGTCTTCCTCGCCGATCACGGCGACCGCAAACACTGCGGGAAGTGCAGCTACACCGAGTGGGAATAA